The proteins below are encoded in one region of Manis pentadactyla isolate mManPen7 chromosome 2, mManPen7.hap1, whole genome shotgun sequence:
- the NEURL1B gene encoding E3 ubiquitin-protein ligase NEURL1B isoform X2, which translates to MGNTVHRTLPDSSPPARLLATRPCCGPGPERRPVLSDAPRFHAQAKGKNVRLDGHSRRATRRNSFCNGVTFTQRPIRLYEQVRLRLVAVRPGWSGALRFGFTVHDPSLMSAQDIPKYACPDLVTRPGYWAKALPENLALRDTVLAYWADRHGRVFYSVNDGEPVLFHCGVAVGGPLWALIDVYGITDEVQLLESAFADTLTSTRLSQAHFSACLPSSSHDAANFDNNELENNQVVAKLGHLALGRAPGQQPADAAAASIPCGPRERTWPSSSPALLEADLRFHTTRGSDVSLSADRKVACAPRPDVGRTLVFSERPLRPGESLFVEVGRPGLAAPGLLAFGITSCDPGGLRPAELPADPDALLDRKEYWVVAHVGPVPSGGDALSFTLRPGGDVLLGVNGRPRGRLLCVDTTQALWAFFAVRGGAAGQLRLLGTLQSSPATTSPSGSLSGSQDDSDSDMAFSVNQSSSASESSLEPAGSKNSECTVCFDGEVDTVIYTCGHMCLCHSCGLRLKRQTRACCPICRRPIKDVIKIYRP; encoded by the exons ACTCGAGCCCGCCGGCGCGTCTCCTGGCCACGCGGCCGTGCTGTGGCCCTGGCCCTGAGCGGCGCCCAGTCCTGAGTGATGCACCGCGTTTCCACGCACAGGCCAAGGGCAAGAATGTGCGGCTGGACGGCCACTCGCGCCGGGCCACGCGACGCAACAGCTTCTGCAACGGCGTCACGTTCACGCAGCGGCCCATCCGGCTGTACGAACAGGTGCGGCTGCGCCTGGTGGCCGTGCGCCCGGGTTGGAGCGGCGCTCTGCGCTTCGGCTTCACCGTGCACGACCCATCGCTCATGAGCGCCCAGGACATCCCTAAGTACGCCTGCCCCGACCTCGTCACGCGGCCCGGCTACTGGGCCAAGGCGCTGCCGGAGAACCTGGCCCTGCGTGACACCGTGCTGGCCTACTGGGCGGACCGCCACGGCCGCGTCTTCTACAGCGTCAACGACGGCGAGCCTGTGCTCTTCCACTGCGGCGTGGCCGTGGGTGGCCCGCTCTGGGCGCTCATCGACGTCTACGGCATCACCGACGAGGTGCAGCTCCTCG AGAGTGCGTTTGCCGACACACTGACGTCCACCCGCCTCAGCCAGGCCCACTTCAGCGCCTGCCTGCCGTCCAGCAGCCACGACGCGGCCAACTTCGACAACAACGAGCTCGAGAACAACCAGGTGGTGGCCAAGCTGGGCCACCTGGCACTGGGCCGTGCCCCGGGCCAGCAGCCTGCAGACGCCGCGGCTGCCTCCATCCCGTGCGGGCCCCGCGAGCGCACGTGGCCCTCGTCATCGCCCGCGCTGCTTGAGGCCGACCTGCGCTTTCACACAACGCGTGGTTCTGACGTCAGCCTGTCCGCCGACCGCAAAGTGGCCTGTGCGCCGCGGCCCGACGTCGGCCGCACACTCGTCTTCTCCGAGCGCCCACTGCGACCCGGCGAGAGCCTCTTCGTGGAGGTGGGCCGCCCCGGGCTGGCGGCGCCCGGCTTGCTGGCCTTCGGCATCACATCGTGTGACCCTGGTGGACTCCGGCCCGCCGAGCTGCCGGCCGACCCCGACGCGCTGCTCGACCGCAAGGAGTACTGGGTGGTGGCGCACGTCGGACCCGTGCCCAGTGGCGGTGACGCACTCAGCTTCacgctgcggcccggcggcgacGTGCTCCTGGGCGTCAACGGGCGCCCACGTGGCCGCCTACTGTGCGTTGACACCACGCAGGCGCTCTGGGCCTTCTTCGCTGTGCGCGGTGGCGCCGCGGGCCAGCTGCGCCTCCTCG GCACACTTCAGTCCAGCCCTGCAACCACATCCCCATCGGGGTCCCTCAGCGGCTCCCAGGATGACAGTGATTCTGACATGGCCTTCAGTGTCAACCAGTCCTCTTCAGCATCTGAGTCATCTCTGG AGCCGGCAGGCAGCAAGAACAGCGAGTGCACGGTGTGCTTTGATGGTGAAGTGGACACGGTTATCTACACGTGTGGACACATGTGCCTGTGCCACAGTTGTGGCCTGCGGCTCAAGAGGCAGACCCGGGCCTGCTGCCCCATCTGCCGGCGGCCCATCAAGGACGTCATCAAGATCTACAGGCCGTAG
- the NEURL1B gene encoding E3 ubiquitin-protein ligase NEURL1B isoform X1 gives MGNTVHRTLPDSSPPARLLATRPCCGPGPERRPVLSDAPRFHAQAKGKNVRLDGHSRRATRRNSFCNGVTFTQRPIRLYEQVRLRLVAVRPGWSGALRFGFTVHDPSLMSAQDIPKYACPDLVTRPGYWAKALPENLALRDTVLAYWADRHGRVFYSVNDGEPVLFHCGVAVGGPLWALIDVYGITDEVQLLESAFADTLTSTRLSQAHFSACLPSSSHDAANFDNNELENNQVVAKLGHLALGRAPGQQPADAAAASIPCGPRERTWPSSSPALLEADLRFHTTRGSDVSLSADRKVACAPRPDVGRTLVFSERPLRPGESLFVEVGRPGLAAPGLLAFGITSCDPGGLRPAELPADPDALLDRKEYWVVAHVGPVPSGGDALSFTLRPGGDVLLGVNGRPRGRLLCVDTTQALWAFFAVRGGAAGQLRLLGTLQSSPATTSPSGSLSGSQDDSDSDMAFSVNQSSSASESSLVTAPSSPLSPPVSPVFSPPEPAGSKNSECTVCFDGEVDTVIYTCGHMCLCHSCGLRLKRQTRACCPICRRPIKDVIKIYRP, from the exons ACTCGAGCCCGCCGGCGCGTCTCCTGGCCACGCGGCCGTGCTGTGGCCCTGGCCCTGAGCGGCGCCCAGTCCTGAGTGATGCACCGCGTTTCCACGCACAGGCCAAGGGCAAGAATGTGCGGCTGGACGGCCACTCGCGCCGGGCCACGCGACGCAACAGCTTCTGCAACGGCGTCACGTTCACGCAGCGGCCCATCCGGCTGTACGAACAGGTGCGGCTGCGCCTGGTGGCCGTGCGCCCGGGTTGGAGCGGCGCTCTGCGCTTCGGCTTCACCGTGCACGACCCATCGCTCATGAGCGCCCAGGACATCCCTAAGTACGCCTGCCCCGACCTCGTCACGCGGCCCGGCTACTGGGCCAAGGCGCTGCCGGAGAACCTGGCCCTGCGTGACACCGTGCTGGCCTACTGGGCGGACCGCCACGGCCGCGTCTTCTACAGCGTCAACGACGGCGAGCCTGTGCTCTTCCACTGCGGCGTGGCCGTGGGTGGCCCGCTCTGGGCGCTCATCGACGTCTACGGCATCACCGACGAGGTGCAGCTCCTCG AGAGTGCGTTTGCCGACACACTGACGTCCACCCGCCTCAGCCAGGCCCACTTCAGCGCCTGCCTGCCGTCCAGCAGCCACGACGCGGCCAACTTCGACAACAACGAGCTCGAGAACAACCAGGTGGTGGCCAAGCTGGGCCACCTGGCACTGGGCCGTGCCCCGGGCCAGCAGCCTGCAGACGCCGCGGCTGCCTCCATCCCGTGCGGGCCCCGCGAGCGCACGTGGCCCTCGTCATCGCCCGCGCTGCTTGAGGCCGACCTGCGCTTTCACACAACGCGTGGTTCTGACGTCAGCCTGTCCGCCGACCGCAAAGTGGCCTGTGCGCCGCGGCCCGACGTCGGCCGCACACTCGTCTTCTCCGAGCGCCCACTGCGACCCGGCGAGAGCCTCTTCGTGGAGGTGGGCCGCCCCGGGCTGGCGGCGCCCGGCTTGCTGGCCTTCGGCATCACATCGTGTGACCCTGGTGGACTCCGGCCCGCCGAGCTGCCGGCCGACCCCGACGCGCTGCTCGACCGCAAGGAGTACTGGGTGGTGGCGCACGTCGGACCCGTGCCCAGTGGCGGTGACGCACTCAGCTTCacgctgcggcccggcggcgacGTGCTCCTGGGCGTCAACGGGCGCCCACGTGGCCGCCTACTGTGCGTTGACACCACGCAGGCGCTCTGGGCCTTCTTCGCTGTGCGCGGTGGCGCCGCGGGCCAGCTGCGCCTCCTCG GCACACTTCAGTCCAGCCCTGCAACCACATCCCCATCGGGGTCCCTCAGCGGCTCCCAGGATGACAGTGATTCTGACATGGCCTTCAGTGTCAACCAGTCCTCTTCAGCATCTGAGTCATCTCTGG TGACAGCCCCCAGCTCCCCGCTGAGCCCCCCGGTGTCCCCCGTATTCTCCCCTCCAGAGCCGGCAGGCAGCAAGAACAGCGAGTGCACGGTGTGCTTTGATGGTGAAGTGGACACGGTTATCTACACGTGTGGACACATGTGCCTGTGCCACAGTTGTGGCCTGCGGCTCAAGAGGCAGACCCGGGCCTGCTGCCCCATCTGCCGGCGGCCCATCAAGGACGTCATCAAGATCTACAGGCCGTAG